In Denitratisoma sp. DHT3, one DNA window encodes the following:
- a CDS encoding CysB family HTH-type transcriptional regulator: protein MNFQQLRIIRETVRRNFNLTDAANALFTSQSGVSKHIKDLEDELGVELFVRRGKRLLGLTAPGEELLQIVERMLLDAQNIKRLADQFAQRDEGRLVIATTHTQARYVLPPVVTRFKQAFPKVHLVLHQGNPAEIVELLNAGEADVGIATEALEGVATLASFPYHTWHHGVIVPEGHPLLDARPLTLEALAEYPIITYHEGFTGRGNIDRTFAAAGLSPDIVMAALDADVIKSYVELGLGVGVVASVAFNPAKDTGLRLLNLDRDFPINTTRIAVRKGHYLRGFAYRFIEWCAPTLTEIVVRNAMAPPREPEIE from the coding sequence ATGAACTTTCAACAACTGCGGATCATCCGCGAGACGGTGCGGCGCAATTTCAATCTGACCGACGCGGCCAACGCCCTGTTCACCTCCCAGTCGGGCGTCAGCAAGCACATCAAGGATCTGGAGGACGAGCTCGGCGTCGAGCTGTTCGTCCGGCGCGGCAAACGGCTGCTGGGCTTGACCGCGCCCGGCGAGGAGCTGCTGCAGATCGTCGAGCGCATGCTGCTCGACGCGCAGAACATCAAGCGCCTGGCCGACCAGTTCGCGCAGCGCGACGAGGGCCGCCTGGTGATCGCCACCACCCACACCCAGGCGCGCTACGTGCTGCCGCCGGTGGTGACGCGCTTCAAGCAGGCCTTCCCCAAGGTGCACCTGGTCCTGCACCAGGGCAACCCGGCGGAGATCGTCGAGCTGCTCAACGCCGGCGAGGCCGACGTGGGCATCGCCACCGAGGCCCTGGAGGGCGTCGCGACCCTGGCGTCATTCCCCTACCACACCTGGCACCACGGGGTGATCGTGCCCGAGGGACATCCTCTGCTCGACGCGCGGCCGCTGACCCTGGAGGCCCTGGCCGAGTATCCGATCATCACCTACCACGAGGGCTTCACCGGCCGCGGCAACATCGACCGCACCTTCGCCGCCGCCGGCCTGAGCCCGGACATCGTGATGGCCGCGCTCGACGCCGACGTGATCAAGTCCTACGTGGAACTGGGCCTGGGCGTCGGCGTGGTGGCCTCGGTGGCGTTCAACCCGGCCAAGGATACGGGGCTGCGGCTGCTGAATCTCGACCGGGACTTTCCCATCAACACCACGCGCATCGCCGTGCGCAAGGGCCACTACCTGCGCGGCTTCGCCTATCGCTTCATCGAATGGTGCGCCCCCACCCTGACGGAAATCGTGGTTCGCAACGCCATGGCGCCCCCGCGCGAGCCGGAGATCGAATGA
- the cysW gene encoding sulfate ABC transporter permease subunit CysW, with amino-acid sequence MSGAAATHWTGNDAGRYENNAATREPAWVKWTLIGVSLTFFGFFLLLPLAAVFTEALRKGWDAYLKALVEPDALSAITLTLTAAAIAVPLNLVFGVAAAWLIAKFEFRGKHFLMTLIDLPFSVSPVIAGLIYVLVFGAQGWFGPWLQDHDIRIIFAIPGIVLATIFVTFPFVARELIPLMEAQGREEEEAAVVLGAPGWKTFWHVTLPNIKWGLLYGVILCNARAMGEFGAVSVVSGHIRGETNTMPLHVEILYNEYNFAAAFAVASLLALLALVTLAVKKAVEWKGRQAAAPI; translated from the coding sequence GGCCTGGGTGAAATGGACACTGATCGGGGTATCCCTGACCTTCTTCGGTTTCTTCCTGCTGCTGCCCTTGGCGGCGGTGTTCACCGAAGCGTTGCGCAAAGGCTGGGATGCCTACCTGAAGGCATTGGTGGAGCCCGATGCCCTGTCGGCCATTACCCTGACCTTGACGGCGGCGGCCATCGCCGTGCCGCTGAACCTGGTGTTCGGGGTGGCGGCGGCCTGGCTGATCGCCAAGTTCGAGTTTCGCGGCAAGCATTTCCTGATGACCCTGATCGACCTGCCCTTCTCCGTCTCGCCGGTGATCGCCGGCCTGATCTACGTGCTGGTGTTCGGCGCCCAGGGCTGGTTCGGCCCCTGGCTCCAGGACCACGACATCAGGATCATCTTTGCGATACCCGGCATCGTGCTGGCGACGATCTTCGTCACCTTTCCCTTCGTCGCCCGGGAACTGATCCCTCTGATGGAAGCCCAGGGCCGGGAAGAGGAAGAAGCGGCGGTGGTCCTGGGCGCCCCGGGCTGGAAGACCTTCTGGCACGTGACCCTGCCCAACATCAAGTGGGGCCTGCTCTACGGCGTGATCCTCTGCAACGCCCGGGCGATGGGGGAGTTTGGCGCCGTGTCGGTGGTCTCCGGCCACATCCGGGGCGAGACCAACACCATGCCCCTCCATGTGGAAATCCTCTACAACGAATACAACTTTGCCGCTGCCTTTGCCGTGGCCTCCCTGCTGGCCCTGCTGGCCCTGGTGACCCTGGCCGTCAAGAAGGCAGTGGAATGGAAAGGCCGCCAGGCGGCGGCACCTATTTAA